From one Pan troglodytes isolate AG18354 chromosome 13, NHGRI_mPanTro3-v2.0_pri, whole genome shotgun sequence genomic stretch:
- the POLR2D gene encoding DNA-directed RNA polymerase II subunit RPB4 gives MAAGGSDPRAGDVEEDASQLIFPKEFETAETLLNSEVHMLLEHRKQQNESAEDEQELSEVFMKTLNYTARFSRFKNRETIASVRSLLLQKKLHKFELACLANLCPETAEESKALIPSLEGRFEDEELQQILDDIQTKRSFQY, from the exons ATGGCGGCGGGTGGCAGCGATCCGCGGGCTGGCGACGTAGAGGAGGACGCCTCACAGCTCATCTTTCCTAAAG AGTTTGAAACAGCTGAGACACTTCTAAATTCAGAAGTTCATATGCTTCTGGAACATCGAAAGCAGCAGAATGAGAGTGCAGAGGATGAACAGGAGCTCTCAGAAGTCTTCATGAAAACATTAAACTACACAGCCCGTTTCAGTCGTTTCAAAAACAGAGAGACCATTGCCAGTGTTCGTAG cTTGCTACTCCAGAAAAAGCTTCATAAGTTTGAGTTGGCCTGTTTGGCCAACCTTTGCCCAGAGACTGCTGAGGAGTCCAAGGCTCTAATCCCAAG CTTGGAGGGACGGTTTGAAGATGAGGAACTGCAGCAGATTCTTGATGATATCCAGACAAAGCGCAGCTTTCAGTATTAA
- the AMMECR1L gene encoding AMMECR1-like protein isoform X1 codes for MGKRRCVPPLEPKLAAGCCGVKKPKLSGSGTHSHGNQSTTVPGSSSGPLQNHQHVDSSSGRENVSDLTLGPGNSPITRMNPASGALSPLPRPNGTANTTKNLVVTAEMCCYCFDVLYCHLYGFPQPRLPRFTNDPYPLFVTWKTGRDKRLRGCIGTFSAMNLHSGLREYTLTSALKDSRFPPLTREELPKLFCSVSLLTNFEDASDYLDWEVGVHGIRIEFINEKGVKRTATYLPEVAKEQDNYTGVTSDRKDAGAGSLGTAIMACVGLSSHVSESPRDWQTDWAPDWDQIQTIDSLLRKGGFKAPITSEFRKTIKLTRYRSEKVTISYAEYIASRQHCFQNGTLHAPPLYNHYS; via the exons ATGGGAAAAAGACGTTGTGTTCCTCCACTCGAGCCCAAGTTGGCAGCAGGCTGTTGTGGGGTCAAGAAGCCCAAATTATCTGGAAGTGGAACGCACAGTCACGGGAATCAGTCCACAACTGTCCCCGGCTCTAGTTCAGGACCTCTTCAAAACCACCAGCATGTGGACAGCAGCAGTGGACGGGAGAATGTGTCAGACTTAACTCTGGGACCTGGAAACTCTCCCATCACACGAATGAATCCCGCATCGGGAGCGCTGAGCCCTCTTCCCCGGCCTAATGGAACTGCCAACACCACTAAGAATCTGGTGGTGACTGCAGAGATGTGCTGCTACTGCTTCGACGTACTCTACTGTCACCTCTATGGCTTCCCACAGCCACGACTTCCTAGATTCACCAATGACCCCTA tCCGCTCTTTGTGACGTGGAAGACAGGGCGGGACAAGCGGCTTCGTGGCTGCATTGGGACCTTCTCAGCCATGAATCTTCATTCAGGACTCAGGGAATACACGTTAACCAG TGCACTTAAGGACAGCCGATTTCCCCCCCTGACCCGAGAGGAGCTGCCTAAACTTTTCTGCTCTGTCTCCCTCCTTACTAACTTTGAGGATGCCAGTGATTACCTGGACTGGGAG GTAGGGGTCCATGGGATTCGAATTGAATTCATTAATGAAAAAGGTGTCAAACGCACAGCCACATATTTACCTGAGGTTGCTAAGGAACAAG ATAATTATACTGGGGTAACATCTGACAGGAAGGACGCAGGAGCAGGGAGCCTGGGGACAGCCATTATGGCATGTGTCGGGCTATCATCTCATGTCTCAGAGTCTCCACGGGACTGGCAGACAGACTGGGCGCCAG ACTGGGATCAGATCCAGACAATAGACTCCTTGCTCAGGAAAGGTGGCTTTAAAGCTCCAATTACCAGTGAATTCAGAAAAACGATCAAACTCACCAG GTACCGAAGTGAGAAGGTGACAATCAGTTACGCAGAGTATATTGCTTCCCGACAGCACTGTTTCCAGAACGGCACTCTTCATGCCCCGCCCCTCTACAATCATTACTCCTGA
- the AMMECR1L gene encoding AMMECR1-like protein isoform X2, with translation MGKRRCVPPLEPKLAAGCCGVKKPKLSGSGTHSHGNQSTTVPGSSSGPLQNHQHVDSSSGRENVSDLTLGPGNSPITRMNPASGALSPLPRPNGTANTTKNLVVTAEMCCYCFDVLYCHLYGFPQPRLPRFTNDPYALKDSRFPPLTREELPKLFCSVSLLTNFEDASDYLDWEVGVHGIRIEFINEKGVKRTATYLPEVAKEQDNYTGVTSDRKDAGAGSLGTAIMACVGLSSHVSESPRDWQTDWAPDWDQIQTIDSLLRKGGFKAPITSEFRKTIKLTRYRSEKVTISYAEYIASRQHCFQNGTLHAPPLYNHYS, from the exons ATGGGAAAAAGACGTTGTGTTCCTCCACTCGAGCCCAAGTTGGCAGCAGGCTGTTGTGGGGTCAAGAAGCCCAAATTATCTGGAAGTGGAACGCACAGTCACGGGAATCAGTCCACAACTGTCCCCGGCTCTAGTTCAGGACCTCTTCAAAACCACCAGCATGTGGACAGCAGCAGTGGACGGGAGAATGTGTCAGACTTAACTCTGGGACCTGGAAACTCTCCCATCACACGAATGAATCCCGCATCGGGAGCGCTGAGCCCTCTTCCCCGGCCTAATGGAACTGCCAACACCACTAAGAATCTGGTGGTGACTGCAGAGATGTGCTGCTACTGCTTCGACGTACTCTACTGTCACCTCTATGGCTTCCCACAGCCACGACTTCCTAGATTCACCAATGACCCCTA TGCACTTAAGGACAGCCGATTTCCCCCCCTGACCCGAGAGGAGCTGCCTAAACTTTTCTGCTCTGTCTCCCTCCTTACTAACTTTGAGGATGCCAGTGATTACCTGGACTGGGAG GTAGGGGTCCATGGGATTCGAATTGAATTCATTAATGAAAAAGGTGTCAAACGCACAGCCACATATTTACCTGAGGTTGCTAAGGAACAAG ATAATTATACTGGGGTAACATCTGACAGGAAGGACGCAGGAGCAGGGAGCCTGGGGACAGCCATTATGGCATGTGTCGGGCTATCATCTCATGTCTCAGAGTCTCCACGGGACTGGCAGACAGACTGGGCGCCAG ACTGGGATCAGATCCAGACAATAGACTCCTTGCTCAGGAAAGGTGGCTTTAAAGCTCCAATTACCAGTGAATTCAGAAAAACGATCAAACTCACCAG GTACCGAAGTGAGAAGGTGACAATCAGTTACGCAGAGTATATTGCTTCCCGACAGCACTGTTTCCAGAACGGCACTCTTCATGCCCCGCCCCTCTACAATCATTACTCCTGA
- the AMMECR1L gene encoding AMMECR1-like protein isoform X4, with product MGKRRCVPPLEPKLAAGCCGVKKPKLSGSGTHSHGNQSTTVPGSSSGPLQNHQHVDSSSGRENVSDLTLGPGNSPITRMNPASGALSPLPRPNGTANTTKNLVVTAEMCCYCFDVLYCHLYGFPQPRLPRFTNDPYALKDSRFPPLTREELPKLFCSVSLLTNFEDASDYLDWEVGVHGIRIEFINEKGVKRTATYLPEVAKEQDWDQIQTIDSLLRKGGFKAPITSEFRKTIKLTRYRSEKVTISYAEYIASRQHCFQNGTLHAPPLYNHYS from the exons ATGGGAAAAAGACGTTGTGTTCCTCCACTCGAGCCCAAGTTGGCAGCAGGCTGTTGTGGGGTCAAGAAGCCCAAATTATCTGGAAGTGGAACGCACAGTCACGGGAATCAGTCCACAACTGTCCCCGGCTCTAGTTCAGGACCTCTTCAAAACCACCAGCATGTGGACAGCAGCAGTGGACGGGAGAATGTGTCAGACTTAACTCTGGGACCTGGAAACTCTCCCATCACACGAATGAATCCCGCATCGGGAGCGCTGAGCCCTCTTCCCCGGCCTAATGGAACTGCCAACACCACTAAGAATCTGGTGGTGACTGCAGAGATGTGCTGCTACTGCTTCGACGTACTCTACTGTCACCTCTATGGCTTCCCACAGCCACGACTTCCTAGATTCACCAATGACCCCTA TGCACTTAAGGACAGCCGATTTCCCCCCCTGACCCGAGAGGAGCTGCCTAAACTTTTCTGCTCTGTCTCCCTCCTTACTAACTTTGAGGATGCCAGTGATTACCTGGACTGGGAG GTAGGGGTCCATGGGATTCGAATTGAATTCATTAATGAAAAAGGTGTCAAACGCACAGCCACATATTTACCTGAGGTTGCTAAGGAACAAG ACTGGGATCAGATCCAGACAATAGACTCCTTGCTCAGGAAAGGTGGCTTTAAAGCTCCAATTACCAGTGAATTCAGAAAAACGATCAAACTCACCAG GTACCGAAGTGAGAAGGTGACAATCAGTTACGCAGAGTATATTGCTTCCCGACAGCACTGTTTCCAGAACGGCACTCTTCATGCCCCGCCCCTCTACAATCATTACTCCTGA
- the AMMECR1L gene encoding AMMECR1-like protein isoform X3 translates to MGKRRCVPPLEPKLAAGCCGVKKPKLSGSGTHSHGNQSTTVPGSSSGPLQNHQHVDSSSGRENVSDLTLGPGNSPITRMNPASGALSPLPRPNGTANTTKNLVVTAEMCCYCFDVLYCHLYGFPQPRLPRFTNDPYPLFVTWKTGRDKRLRGCIGTFSAMNLHSGLREYTLTSALKDSRFPPLTREELPKLFCSVSLLTNFEDASDYLDWEVGVHGIRIEFINEKGVKRTATYLPEVAKEQDWDQIQTIDSLLRKGGFKAPITSEFRKTIKLTRYRSEKVTISYAEYIASRQHCFQNGTLHAPPLYNHYS, encoded by the exons ATGGGAAAAAGACGTTGTGTTCCTCCACTCGAGCCCAAGTTGGCAGCAGGCTGTTGTGGGGTCAAGAAGCCCAAATTATCTGGAAGTGGAACGCACAGTCACGGGAATCAGTCCACAACTGTCCCCGGCTCTAGTTCAGGACCTCTTCAAAACCACCAGCATGTGGACAGCAGCAGTGGACGGGAGAATGTGTCAGACTTAACTCTGGGACCTGGAAACTCTCCCATCACACGAATGAATCCCGCATCGGGAGCGCTGAGCCCTCTTCCCCGGCCTAATGGAACTGCCAACACCACTAAGAATCTGGTGGTGACTGCAGAGATGTGCTGCTACTGCTTCGACGTACTCTACTGTCACCTCTATGGCTTCCCACAGCCACGACTTCCTAGATTCACCAATGACCCCTA tCCGCTCTTTGTGACGTGGAAGACAGGGCGGGACAAGCGGCTTCGTGGCTGCATTGGGACCTTCTCAGCCATGAATCTTCATTCAGGACTCAGGGAATACACGTTAACCAG TGCACTTAAGGACAGCCGATTTCCCCCCCTGACCCGAGAGGAGCTGCCTAAACTTTTCTGCTCTGTCTCCCTCCTTACTAACTTTGAGGATGCCAGTGATTACCTGGACTGGGAG GTAGGGGTCCATGGGATTCGAATTGAATTCATTAATGAAAAAGGTGTCAAACGCACAGCCACATATTTACCTGAGGTTGCTAAGGAACAAG ACTGGGATCAGATCCAGACAATAGACTCCTTGCTCAGGAAAGGTGGCTTTAAAGCTCCAATTACCAGTGAATTCAGAAAAACGATCAAACTCACCAG GTACCGAAGTGAGAAGGTGACAATCAGTTACGCAGAGTATATTGCTTCCCGACAGCACTGTTTCCAGAACGGCACTCTTCATGCCCCGCCCCTCTACAATCATTACTCCTGA